Proteins encoded in a region of the Marinomonas maritima genome:
- a CDS encoding AI-2E family transporter, producing the protein MFKIVDTLIKRYFSNEELVVFLLFLIATLCILVFWGGILAPILIAIVLAFLLQGLVDRLQRLGLGHVVSVFVVFFTFLTACGVFIGVMVPIIWRQAVRLVQDVPRMFTVIRTEVQKFAEGHSEFVSQTAIDELTNSLANESTNLGQWLVSFSLSSIPSLFSLVIYLVLVPLVMFFLLKDQERILGYLTSWLPKERKMMRNIAHEMNDQIANYIRGKFIEMLVVGVVTYIVFLVFGLKYAELLALLVGLSVLIPYIGAAAVTIPVVLVAFYQYGTQSEFIYVVVAYLIVQALDGNVLVPLLFSEAVNLHPLAIIIAVLFFGGIWGFWGIFFAIPLATLVKAIINAWPNQEQLAL; encoded by the coding sequence ATGTTTAAAATTGTTGATACGCTGATTAAACGCTATTTTTCAAATGAAGAGTTGGTTGTATTTCTGCTCTTTTTAATTGCAACACTCTGTATTTTAGTATTCTGGGGAGGGATCTTAGCCCCTATCTTGATTGCGATTGTATTGGCTTTTCTTCTGCAAGGGCTGGTTGATCGGTTGCAACGGCTTGGGCTCGGTCATGTTGTATCTGTATTCGTTGTTTTTTTTACTTTTCTAACCGCGTGCGGAGTATTCATTGGAGTGATGGTGCCTATTATTTGGCGTCAGGCCGTTCGGCTAGTCCAAGATGTTCCAAGAATGTTTACTGTGATTCGAACGGAGGTGCAAAAGTTTGCAGAAGGGCACAGTGAGTTTGTGAGTCAGACTGCTATTGATGAACTAACGAATTCATTAGCAAATGAGTCTACGAATCTTGGGCAATGGCTCGTATCATTTTCTTTGTCGAGTATTCCTTCTTTATTTTCTCTCGTGATTTACTTGGTCTTAGTGCCTTTAGTGATGTTTTTCTTATTGAAAGATCAGGAAAGAATTCTGGGCTATTTAACCTCTTGGTTACCAAAAGAACGTAAAATGATGCGAAACATAGCGCATGAAATGAACGATCAAATTGCGAATTATATTCGTGGCAAATTCATTGAAATGCTTGTCGTCGGTGTGGTGACTTATATTGTTTTTCTAGTGTTTGGTTTGAAGTACGCGGAATTGTTGGCGCTGTTAGTAGGGCTTTCCGTTTTGATTCCTTACATTGGTGCGGCCGCAGTGACGATTCCCGTTGTCTTGGTGGCTTTTTATCAATACGGCACTCAGAGCGAGTTCATATATGTTGTGGTCGCTTATTTAATCGTCCAGGCATTAGATGGCAATGTGTTGGTGCCTTTGCTGTTTTCTGAGGCGGTCAATTTACATCCATTGGCTATCATTATTGCTGTCTTGTTCTTTGGTGGTATATGGGGCTTTTGGGGGATCTTTTTTGCCATTCCATTGGCGACGTTGGTGAAAGCCATTATTAACGCTTGGCCAAATCAAGAACAACTGGCGTTATAG
- a CDS encoding MFS transporter: protein MFSEKARPVAWPLFFFYFFFCAFIGVMMPYISLYYKSIGLTASEIGRLMSTFTLSGILIPHFWGWLTAKIGLPKRILQLGILGCFIAVIPFNWSNQFETLWFLTCTMALFYSALIPMTDSLAVRSIRHLDVPYTRLRVGGSIGYVVAVAGGGFLIGQFGIGVVIPTMCVCLALAVVTSYFLKEQAYEINTHKESTSFLSLVKTPESMLFFALAFLAFMSHAPFNVFFAVHLSNLGYSGEHIGLLMALGVIIEIVLFLFFGNTIKQFHVVHIITLCFVCGVVRWFLVGWFASIVWVLIFTQLLHSITFALFHMVSIEQIRRLFPERYASQGQAMYSAFAIGLGGGVGMVITGYLWEWAGGAWAFTAASMTSVLALLILIVSQRR, encoded by the coding sequence ATGTTTTCAGAAAAAGCTCGCCCTGTGGCTTGGCCTTTATTCTTCTTCTACTTTTTTTTCTGTGCGTTTATCGGCGTGATGATGCCTTATATTTCGCTGTACTATAAGTCGATTGGTTTAACCGCATCCGAGATTGGCCGCTTGATGTCGACGTTTACTTTGTCTGGTATTTTAATTCCGCATTTTTGGGGCTGGCTAACGGCCAAAATAGGCTTGCCTAAACGTATTCTTCAGTTGGGGATTTTAGGTTGTTTTATTGCCGTCATTCCTTTTAATTGGAGTAATCAGTTTGAAACGCTGTGGTTCTTAACCTGCACAATGGCATTGTTTTATTCTGCATTAATTCCTATGACGGACTCGTTGGCAGTGAGAAGTATTCGCCATTTGGATGTACCTTATACTCGATTAAGAGTAGGGGGTTCTATAGGTTATGTTGTCGCCGTGGCGGGTGGTGGCTTTCTGATAGGCCAATTTGGCATTGGTGTTGTTATTCCAACTATGTGCGTTTGCTTGGCATTGGCGGTGGTCACATCGTATTTCTTAAAGGAGCAAGCGTATGAAATTAACACTCATAAAGAATCAACGTCTTTTCTTTCCTTAGTGAAAACGCCGGAGTCTATGCTGTTTTTTGCATTGGCTTTTTTGGCTTTTATGTCTCATGCGCCTTTCAATGTATTTTTTGCCGTTCATTTATCTAATCTTGGTTACAGTGGTGAGCATATTGGTCTTTTAATGGCGCTGGGTGTAATCATTGAAATTGTACTGTTCCTGTTTTTTGGTAATACGATTAAACAATTTCATGTTGTTCATATTATTACGCTGTGTTTTGTCTGTGGTGTCGTTCGTTGGTTCTTGGTGGGGTGGTTTGCGTCTATCGTGTGGGTGCTCATTTTCACGCAGCTGCTTCACAGCATAACGTTTGCACTTTTTCATATGGTGTCCATTGAGCAAATTAGACGTCTTTTCCCTGAGCGTTATGCCAGTCAAGGGCAAGCCATGTACAGTGCTTTTGCCATCGGTTTAGGCGGTGGGGTTGGCATGGTTATCACTGGTTATTTATGGGAATGGGCTGGTGGGGCGTGGGCATTTACGGCAGCGTCTATGACCAGCGTTTTGGCGCTTCTCATTCTTATTGTTAGTCAGCGTCGTTAA
- a CDS encoding alpha-glucosidase: MVNNQEWWRGAVIYQVYPRSFFDSNNDGIGDLPGVTEKMNYIASLGVDAIWLSPFFTSPMKDFGYDVSDYCDVDPIFGSLVDFDQLIEAAHRHGLKVMIDQVLNHSSDQHPWFAESRKSHDNAKADWYVWSDANPDGTVPNNWLSVFGGPAWHWDSRRRQYYLHNFLDSQPDLNFHNQDVVSALLDTVEFWLKRGVDGFRLDTANYYYHDLELRDNPPKEHVVEGSIGVRLDNPYAYQLHIYDKSRPENIAFLKKLRHLLDQYPDTTTVGEVGCDFALDTMAAYTQGSDKLHMCYSFDLLTHDSSMDHIRKTMETIEASLGDGWPCWSTGNHDVERVATRWGKNHNSVAKSKIYMAMLLTLRGSVCLYQGEELGLPEAELSFDQLVDPFGIAFWPEFKGRDGCRTPIPWKNELLGGFTQSHQPWLPIAKEQQPLAISVQEGNRHSVLHAYRDFLHVRRNHPELRYGEIEFLYHNDTTLTFLRSYQNKRLYVAINTSHQDRILPVELTLSALTLPEAIQSGYVDGRTVVLPPFSILLAAVLG, translated from the coding sequence ATGGTTAACAATCAAGAATGGTGGCGTGGCGCAGTCATTTATCAAGTGTATCCCCGCAGTTTTTTCGACTCTAATAACGATGGTATTGGAGACCTTCCGGGTGTCACTGAGAAAATGAATTACATCGCATCACTGGGTGTCGACGCTATTTGGTTATCCCCTTTTTTTACCTCTCCGATGAAAGACTTCGGCTATGATGTGTCAGATTATTGTGATGTAGACCCTATTTTTGGCAGCCTTGTCGACTTCGACCAACTGATTGAAGCGGCTCATCGTCATGGTCTTAAAGTGATGATAGACCAAGTACTGAACCACAGTTCAGATCAGCACCCTTGGTTTGCGGAATCACGTAAGAGCCACGACAATGCCAAAGCAGATTGGTATGTATGGTCAGACGCCAATCCCGACGGCACCGTTCCTAATAATTGGCTTTCCGTTTTTGGTGGTCCAGCGTGGCACTGGGACAGTCGACGAAGACAATATTATCTTCACAACTTCTTAGACAGCCAGCCAGATTTGAACTTCCATAACCAGGACGTTGTTAGCGCGTTACTTGACACGGTTGAGTTTTGGTTAAAGAGAGGCGTTGATGGTTTCCGCTTAGATACAGCAAACTACTATTATCATGACCTAGAACTGAGAGATAACCCACCAAAAGAACACGTCGTTGAAGGCAGCATTGGTGTGCGATTAGACAACCCTTACGCCTATCAATTGCATATTTACGACAAATCCAGACCTGAAAACATTGCCTTTTTAAAGAAACTTAGACATTTACTGGATCAATACCCAGACACCACAACCGTAGGTGAAGTCGGTTGTGATTTCGCACTCGACACCATGGCGGCTTACACCCAAGGTAGCGACAAGCTACATATGTGTTACTCATTTGATTTATTAACACATGATTCGTCTATGGACCATATTCGTAAAACGATGGAAACCATTGAAGCCAGCTTGGGTGATGGTTGGCCATGCTGGTCGACAGGAAACCACGATGTAGAGCGTGTCGCAACTCGTTGGGGAAAAAATCATAATTCAGTCGCTAAAAGTAAAATTTACATGGCTATGTTATTAACATTACGTGGCAGTGTTTGTTTGTATCAAGGTGAAGAGCTCGGACTGCCTGAAGCAGAATTGTCCTTTGATCAGCTGGTAGATCCTTTTGGCATTGCTTTTTGGCCGGAATTCAAAGGCAGAGATGGCTGCCGAACACCTATTCCTTGGAAAAACGAATTGTTAGGCGGTTTTACTCAGTCCCATCAACCTTGGCTGCCCATTGCAAAAGAACAACAACCGCTTGCAATCAGTGTACAGGAAGGAAATCGGCATTCTGTTTTGCACGCTTATCGTGATTTTTTGCATGTAAGGCGTAATCACCCAGAACTGCGTTATGGTGAGATTGAATTTTTGTACCACAATGATACAACGCTGACCTTTCTTAGAAGCTATCAAAACAAGCGTCTCTATGTGGCAATTAACACATCACATCAAGATAGAATTTTGCCTGTCGAACTGACTCTCTCGGCCTTAACACTGCCAGAAGCCATTCAAAGTGGTTATGTTGACGGTCGTACCGTAGTGCTACCTCCATTTAGTATTTTACTCGCTGCTGTTTTGGGCTAA